The DNA sequence GCTGTCAGCTGAGCCAGGCTGTAAGGAGACAGGAGTAGGGAGCCAACTGAGGAGCGTGCCTGCTGCTTCACTGTCCTCATCTCCCGCACCTAATTTCTGTTCCTGGGGGGAGTGGAATATGTTGTTGGTTGAAGCTCACACCACAAAAAGGATGGGCAACTTCATGTAGAACCTTCTTGTCCAACAGAGAATAGACAACAGAGAATAATTAATCAATTTCCAAAATTTTCAGGCTTCCAAGAACACACGTGGTAATACCCACACTGCCTCAAAGGAACGGAAGGAAGAGCTCAATCCTGCTTTTCCCTACGTAAGGGTCAGCACATACCCTCTGACACGGCTCTGGCAACAGTGGCCTGAGGACcgtgagagaagaaaacatcagtGACACACGCTGATCACCCAAAGCTTGGCAACTCATCCAGACAGTCATGACTAAGTCCCTGCCTCGCTGCTTTAGGGCTCGGAGCTTTAGAAGAACAATGCTGGCACCCCTTGAAGAAGCCATCACTGCAGACACGCTGACCGTGAAATGTGTTGATTCCATGGGGtgagagaacaaaacagatgttgacatcatcatcatcaaagaaaagggaaaaaaaaagtcttttaaaaaaacatagctTCCTACTTGCAGCAACTAGTTAAAAATGACGGAGATGCCACCATcgggaagcagcagcacagaaaaccaTCAGCAACTTGTGTCAGCTGGGCTTTTTGGAACTGGACACTGGTAATGAGCAGGCTAATGACCACAATGTCATGTTACGATTAAAGCTGCTATTGACAGCTTCTGTTGTGACTGTTAGTGCTGCTTTTAAATCCTCCACGAAGTCACTTGTGATGTTGGTACAAACATTTATGAGCCAGATAGCCGGGTAAAGAACCTTGGGGCCATGATAACAGCTCTAACACAGTCAGCAGCATCACAGCCACCATCAGTCTTTATCCCCTTTTTTGACTTTTTCGTTCTGGAAGCAGAGATACGCTGCTCCACGACTCAGCCGTATTCAAAAGGGAAGGATGTCTTTTCTGTAACGCACCACATGACTTGCATGAATTGTTCCAGAAGATCTAGgcattaaaaaaacagcaccaaacTGATTTCTCATTGTGAGAGTGAGCTTCCCACCCACAGAACAGGCGTCTGCTGTGCTCAATTAAATACAGCTTATACAAATAATGTTTAGAGCCCTTTAAACTTGCCATCCATCAAAGTGACAAACGGCATAAATCATCTCATCTCAGTCCAGCGGCGTCAGCTCCCCTCCGTTTCAggattttcaagaaaaagacaGGAAGAGGTAAACATCACACGTGCAAAGATCTGCAACAGGTTAAGACGCTGAAGTGGGATCTCTTTAAACAACCTCATCCCCTGTTGCATAAAAGCTGCATATATAAACCAGAAGCCTCTAGACTTGCAtacacagctctgcagaaggactGGTATGGTAACAGAATCAGTATTTAAAAGGCAACAAGAGGCAGAAATGAGATCTTTTTCATCtcccttccaaaacaaattattttaataacgTTGTCCCCTTTTGACTCCATGTTCCTTTGAGTTTTCCTTGACTTGTCTACCTAGccggtttttgtttgtttcttttacagaaCCCACCGATACAAGGCTCAGAGTCCAAGCTAGCCATGAGGTTTGAGTTTTAACTACGCGTGTTTGTTGTTTCAATAGCAGATATTCAAGGAATGAAAAGGTCACATAATTCCAGTACGAGAAGTTTCACAAGATTCCGAGACGACAAATCCTCACGCAAACAGGCACCTAAAATGCAGGGCCTACCTTGCTGTACCAGTTGAGGCACGGCTGGACCACATCTGGATCATCAATGCCATTAAGTTCAACATACCAGATACTAAAATTGAAGCTAGGTCCCCAGGATAAGAGTGGaactggagaagaaaggaaaaggagaaaaaggaggcaTCAACATCAAACAAGCATTGCATTAGTCTTATCAGGCTATACACAGTGCTATTTCAACAGACGGCTTTTGAAGGTTAAATAAGATTCAGTACTTATGATTTTACGTAAGTTTAAGTTTAAGAAAGCTTAGGAAAAAATCACCACGCATCACGCTAAAGCTGTCATTTAAAGCAACCTGTACTAAGCAACATTAACACAGCAGATCATGGCAAAGCTGAAGCTCGCTTTaagcaaaagagcaaaaatactATCATTTAAAACAGCTCGGAGAGGCAACAAGCTTTGACATGGATGGGAATCACGAGCATACCAGAGACAGTATTTGCTCCTCgcagtacatttattttcacatttgtcaGCAACAATTATTTTCCCTAATGGTGAAGACAAGAAGCTTTGGGTATTctaaattttacaaaattagGAACGTCTGCAAGTtgtggaggagggaaggagggaaaactGTCAGTCTCCAGTTTAAAAACTgtatctaatttttattttattattttttttaatctcaaacGTGTGCAGCTTTCTGGCTAATCCTGTTTCATCCGGCTATCAgaacagacatttaaaacacGAAGTGACCTGTGAAACACACCGCAGCCTCTCACTTAAGGCCTCTCTGTGGTAACATCCACATCTTGCATCGATCTATCGATTAGCCTGCAGATTAAgagtttgttctgcttttcagagcaaTTGCAGCCCCCGCACTGCTTTTACGTGAGCGCTCGCTCCttaaaactgcagtgaaatCAAGTGGCTTCTCTCAAACGCTTCTGTTTCCTCTCTATTTGACCGTAACCGATAAACAGGAAAAGATAGCATTGGAGATGAATGAGTAGTAACCAGCAGCAGCGTGGAGTCCACTACTTCCTCCCTTCCACAGAAACTGTTCTTCCCACGGAGAAGCTGCTTGTTACCCCTCAAACTGCCACAAAATGCCACTGAGGCTGCTGACTTGTTCAACTAGGGGTTTTCTGACCCACCCCCTGAGGAAATCAAAGCCAAAATTAGGCTTCAGGTCATTCCTGTTAAAGGTTCAGAAGTGTTTATACTTCCCCAAGCTACATCCCTTATTTGCTGCAATGCATTCGGGCACAAAGCATATGCTCAAACACACAATACCCTAAATTTTAAAGGGTTTTTCTACAAACCTCTAGCTAAGGACTTGTGACAACTTCTAGGAACAGTCATCAGGagaacagattttcagaagagatcTGAACAGACTCCAAATATGCAATTCTTAATTGGTTTTAAAATCAGTACGTAGGTACTTCTATGTGAACTACTCTCAAATCATCCCAAATAGTTCCTGCTATTTGATCCTTCAGCCTTCCAGGTGAGATGCTCTCAGAGCAGCCCCCAGTAGGTTTGTCTTGGAGACAGGAGACAAGTGAACTGGTAAAGAAAACCAAGCCTGTCTTCCATGGGACAAAGCTAAACAAGGTATTCTATCTCAATACCATAAAACCTTACTACTTTTACCTCCAAGTGCATCAGTTTAAAGTTGTTACCAGAGAGAGATGGGGACTGATGCAATAACTGGTGCATGTTCTATATGAAAAAATGCTACGCTCCCTGCACTGAGACACAAAAAGGCATCAGCAGCAACTGCACAAGTCTTTTCTCACGTTCCTCTGGAAGACAGCAAAGAGCCAAACACCAGAGCTCACAAACAACCCGGGGCATCCCACCTATTAAGATGACAGACCGAGAAAATACCACAAGTATGGGCTACCCCTTTTATTTGTCCTCAGACCGGAATGCACAGACCAAACTGAAGTTAAATCTGGTGTTCGTTCAGCCATAAAGAATCCCAATCTGTTCATCAGCTCCTTGCACTCGAACACCGAACCAAACCACAGACCACCTCAAATGGGCTGAGGCCATCGATTTCCTGACGGTGAACCTGAGGCCAATGTCATGATGTTGACTTTACTGggtgggaaaacaaaattaaaaaatcaaattcaagcATTACCGCTTTAGCGCCTCTTTCCAggaaaagataataaataaagcagaggtGTCCACCTTGAACCGTACTCTACACACTCCTTGCTAtattgcttttttccctccacagACACACACCTCTGAGGGAGAAAGATGCTCCCATTAAAAGTGTTGAATCTGAAACCTACCGCTCCAGTATTTCTCCAGCTTTTAACCAACAAGTGACCTCAgcttggtttttttttgctgcatcCATCCTGAAATGCAAACGACTGCTCAGCCCAGCTGAACTGTCACCACACGGTGAGAGGTgcccagcagagaggaaaaataatttaaaaaaaatcaatagccCTTTAACAGAAGCAAAAGGTATTTATGTCACTTAAacagtgttgtgtttttttgttttgtttttgtttttacccaCACAAGACTTATTTTAGGGGATATTTCTCAATAATTGCAAGCTATGCCTAGGCAAGGACTGCAACCCTGCATactacagaaaacagcagaggCACAGAACAGTACAATTATTTCAAGCACACTTCTCAAGCTAATTTCTGTGTCCCTCATCTACAAGCTGTAGTCACACAAACAATGCACGTTTGGAAAAATGCAGGTACAGATGTAGCTGATCCAACTAATAGAGGAAACATCCATAAAGGAGCATTGctcttttttaatacaaaagaagCTCAAAAACCTCGAAGCAGAGTTAGTAACTCCCATGCTAGTAACAAACTGCCATGAGAACCGCACTCAGAGTTTCTTCAAACTCCTTCATGGCAATCACTCTTCACAAcaccttctgctttcagtgatACAATATAAAAATCTCTGCTTGGAGggaccacaaaaacaaacagccagaAACAAAGCTCACAGCATCATAAAATCGTTCTTCGCTATTTTGTCCAGATAAACATCTTTTCCCCTCCCAAGCTCTTTAACGAGGTGCTACGTGAAACACAAAATTACTTGTCAAGTAGGTCAGGAGGCTGTACAACTGGGCATTTCGGTGCTAAGGAACTGAGGTTGAACTAATTAAACTGCAAGAAGTGCAAGCCTCGTCTTGACAGAAGTTGAGAGAAGGAACTTACTTCTTCTGCTTCCTACCAGCCAAACGTCTCGTGGGCAAAGCAAGTTTTAGGAAGCTTTTCCCCCACCTCTCACCGATCTACCCGTCATATTCCTCCtgtttccccccaaaaaaatatattatcctCCCTGTTGTGCTGTTTAAAGCAGCGTACAGATCTGTTTATCTGcagaattataaagaaaatgctttatgCAAGCAGCTGCCGAACTAAACAATGCCTCCTCCAAACACGCAAGCTTCTCTGATAACAGTAACTCGTGTGGTGTCAGCCTCTCCGAGTCCAAAAGGGCAGATTTTGGCCTCGTGTTTACTGGCAGCATTACAAGGAACACAGCACGGTACTGCAAATTTTGAGTTACTTTGGCTAGCAGCTTGGAAATtttaacaaactgaaaacatcttCACGCTGcgaatctgaaaaataacagaatttcaTAACATCATTTTACAGttgtttcacagcagaaaaaacacTCGCAATTTCATAAACAAAATGACGCTAGGAACCAACTAGAAATTAACCGGGTTTGgtcaaaaaagcattttgatttttcttctaacaCAGGAATTTGCTTCGCAGAAAATAGCTTCGAGAAATGAGAGGCAGTAAATAtagctaaaaaagaaaacaagccatAACTGGTGAGCAAGtgacaaatatatacatatttgtcACCAGAATACTTAACTGTATGTTCCTTAAGTAAGGAACCCATCCCAACAAAACCATGTAACTTAATACCCACTCACGTcatgtcagagaaaaaatgctGGTAGTAGAATTAATCAACATTTTACTTTCCTGACAAGTTCCAACTTCGTGCTATGCTTCGTAGCATCTGAACATACCCGCAACGTATATTGCAGGAATACAACTTACACATCCAGAGCAGTAGCTCGGAATCTTTCTGTTCAACCCTTTAGCCCTCCAGTAACCACTTGCTCCTTGTtagccattaaaataaaatatcacgCCCCCAGAAATCTAACACAGAAAGCTtcagaatacattaaaaatcaatttaactTCCATGACCTCAGCCTTAAACTATTCCTTTGCTCCATTTCAGGATTCCTCAAGCTAAGTGTTACAGATGCTTCCAAAGAagtggcaaaaataaaagaaaacaaccaacaacTCACTTCTCCGCTTGCCTAAAAACAGGAAACACCATGGTTTATGGCACACAAACACTTGATTCCTAAACTGAAACTTTCACAAAGAGCCCCTACACAGCCACTGTCATCCAAATCTTGGCAAAGGAATTAACCAATTCTTCAAAACGCTCTTAAATTCCTCTAAGCCAACAGgatctcatttcatttttcagcaacTATCTCCTTGCtctattttttaacaaaaaaagaattaaacagCGTAAAAACAGTAATTCTTTTACCATCTCAGCAGGTAGGAAGGGGAAGATAAATCTACTCAGCTATGTAGAGATGAAAGGCTCCGAACTACTGGCTTAAACCCAACCAGCTTCAATAATGGCAAGCGTAAGACACCCACTCTTTCTGGCCCACgcaaagcaagaaaagagcAGCCACCCCAGTTCCCATCACAAGCCACAGTCATTAGTGCCCCTCCTAGCATGCCCCACCAGAGAAACTACCCTGGTGGACATCACGGAgcatatttcttctttgctcCTGGACAGCGTCTTTAGCCAGAACTGAGACGTCATGATTAGAGCAGCAAGAAGGCAAAAGGAAAGGCTTCTGCTATTGCTTTATGTTGCAAGCGTGTttggaggaaagaagaagaaacttcTTCAAACTCCAAGGTTATCAGTGCTGGAACTTTTACTAGCATTtaacttaatgtttttttaaaaagttctaaaTAGCAAGTTATAGTAGGACAGTAAGCAGCTTCTCCAGTAATTAGTTGGCTCAACAACTGCGTTTTTGAAAAGTacagtattttgctttcagtccCTAGGATTTCTATCACGGAGCTATTATTTCTTAGTAACAGGACTTCACTGTGTTCCAATCTAACCAAGCTAAGAGATCATGAAATGGAACAGCTATTTTGGATACTTTGCCTGAGTACAATGAAGTCACAAGTGCCAAGACTGGCACAAGTataagaaaagattattttctacTCAGAATGCCgaaaaaatgcatttacctATCTTAATGAATCGACAGGGGAACATCTGTTCATCAATTTTATGCTTCAAGGTGAATGTTTCTTTGTTATAATCATTCTTTAAGCcactgtgggaaaaaataaataaggttaCTAAATCTTACCTTGTATTTTAGGACTAGCTAATAAATGCAATCTAGGTCATGCCTGAAATGCGATGCTTGTTTCATATTACTATAAATCACCGGTACCCGTGCTGGACCAATGCCTGGACCGCTATCCACCATCTTATCTTCCTGGGAGGCAGCACTGGCTAGTGGTTTCAGGGGGAACTGCCATCAGATCAATGCTGCTGGTCTGTGCTAGCGTCCCTGTGACTTCAGCAAGCGATCTGATCACGCTTTCCTGGGCAGGATGGAGAGCGACTAATCACACTGTCAAAGTGCTTTGTGATCCATTTATGAGCAACACTTTATAAAATACCAAATACTTACTATAACTTATCAAAAATCCTAGGTCCATTTCTACTGAAGATGCAGCAACAGGTCCCAAACCAAGGATTTTTATTGAACTCGTGACGTTAGGTATTGGTAATTACTATGCTACTCAAATCTCTTCCCCCAAAATTAAAGCAGCAATAAAGTGAAGCTGCAAGACTGGTCTACCGAAAGAGAGGGCAGGGACGGGGAAGGTTGTGGCTCGTCTCTGTATGGCTTTGAAGGATACCTGCAACAAGAACGTCCCATGTTTCCCCTCGGCTGTTCTAACTGAGTAAAGATCATGTACCCCGGTACGTTCCCCAGAGGTGGAGCTTCCTTCTGTAGGCCTCCAAAACTAGCTCTTGCTCCTCATTGCTCTTGTACTCCTAGATATTTAAGTCACTTCGCcttctgaaacagaaagccCCTTAAAAGGCCCTTGAAAATTTATGGTAGCAACTACTCAGAAGCTCATGATCAGCCTCAGATAGCCAAAAGGCTCCTTCATTACTCCCTACCAGTACAACTACTGGatcaaactaaaaaaaaaggaaaacaaaggttttctattttcttatctGATTTATTTACCCATTTGAagcaaggcagagcagctgaCCAGCCAGAGCTTTACAGCTGCAAGGAGGTTCTTAACATAGGCAGGTTACttgtgcttttaaaagcttcttgAAGTTACCCACACCTGGGGAATCATTTCTACTGCGCCTCAGgcacaaggaagaaagaaatcgCAAACACAGCAATGTTGAACCTTGCTCTCAGCTCTTTCAGACCTCCAGGAGTTCACTCTCCGCAAATCCTCTGTGGTTAGGGCAGGATAAGGAAGGCTTCCTGGAGCAAGCTTTGGGAGTGCTGCTCACTGACCTGACCACAAACACAGGGGCAGCTAATTGTAGGATCACAACAACAGCTGTGTTACACTGTCTGCTCGGGAGTGAAGGGGAAGAGCTTTTTGGTCCAGCTTTTCTGATTACCACAGCTGACGAAATCACGTCTTACCTGGATAAGAGATCTGTCATGTTTTCCTCATTCATCCCACCAAAGACTTTAAACTTCTTTAAGTTGCAGACATGCGTTTTCTCGTACTTGCCAAACGTGATGCTCTGGACTATGGCAGGTCTTTCAAGTTTCAGAATCAAATActgtggaagagagaaaagtgaattttaacATTAAAGCCAAGGCTGCACAACACACCAAGGGAGAAACAACGCAGCCTTCAAATATTCAGTCATAAagccagaaaaaatgaaaattaagatgATTCCTCCCCCCCGTTCCCCCCCattatcatattttctccctagTTCTTGGAACTAACCAAAGGCTTTTTAGGAATattggtttttaaaaatctatccAGGAAAAAGATGGGGTTGAAGTGCCTATTCCTAGCGTTGCTATTCAAGGCTTACATACATTCCTTCAAGTTGGACGCAAGACTTCCTGAAATCTGGCAAATAGGATCAAGCTAAGGAGGACGATGATTCAAACGCCCACTCCAGCCTGAAAGGAAACCTAAACTGAATGCACAATTAGATAAATACAGCATGTTCCACATGCGAAGAGAACATCAAATTACTTTTCCTCTCTAGGAGAGACTATTTAACCACTGAACACAGACTATGTTTGATTTGTGGCTAACACAGGGGCCAACTGCTTAATAACCATCCCAAATAAAACCCAACCACTTTGCTGACAATAAAGGGCTTTGCACATATAATGATGCAAATGTTCTCACTTTGAACATTCGTTCCCCTTTACTCAGATGTCCCCCCACAGCACGCAAACCAAAgtcagataatttattttcaggccCCAGCTACCAGtttccccagcactgctggaggaAAAGATCTATTCCACTTGAAAATCATACGCGGAGAAGCGTTTGCACCATCCATCAGGGACCACCGAGCACCAAGTTTATTTAACCTTCCCCTACAAAGCAGGTCTTGAGGGAGCCTGGAGACATCCTGCTTTGCAGGATACCCTGAGATTTATACCTGAAAACAAGGTGGCTGTCTTCCCTAATTTCTCAGACAtaagcagcacacagcagagaaatgagaCGAAGCACAGAACCCCAATTACTCATTGCCCTGGATTTTGTTGCAAAACCTTACCATCGAGGCTACGTTCCCAGCAGACAACTGAGGCGCTGtggaacacctcccaccacaggCGCTCCTGGTGGCCCCTGCCTCCAAAAAGGGGCTCTGCCAAAGCATTATTCGGTATTTTAGGTCTTTCACCAGCATTTAGCAGTTATCTGCATGCTTCTGTAAGCCCTCAGGAGATACCAGCATTGCTGCACCACTCTGTTTGAACTGAGCAGCTCCATCGGTGGGGCAAGCTTACCCTACTACAAGTGCATCTTTGGGGTGAGCAACAGAAGAAGCTTTACCCGCTATCTACTTCTTGGTCCTTCTGCCACGGCCCTATAAAGCATGTAATTCTCAACCCAGGAGCAGTACTGATAACATTCGAGAGCATCAGGATAAATGTGGAACCTTGAGGATTGGTCCTCAAAGAGCTTAGCTTAGGAGAAATACTCCCCCAAACAGCATTTACCCCAGATAATGCAGACAAGACAGGTACCTATTGAGAATAAGGAGGAATTGCTTTCcagcaattcattttttttccagattgaAGAAAATAAGCCAGTATCAGCAGCATTAGGATGCAATGGAATCATGTTTTGGTGCTCTTCCAGacatatttaagtattttgatGAACACTTTTTAGCGTTGTGCCACCCATCCAAGTGTCAGGACCCAATGTCGGTTTAACTAGCAGTAAGCCATATTTTCATCTCAAAGTAATTACCAaacttcttaaagaaaaaaaaaaaacagttctacattaaaaaaaataaataaaaaaaaaaactactgaaacagaaaaggaagggatgaGCAAGAGGCTGGTCCTGGAAAAGGGCAACACCAGATACATGGCACAGCCCACTGCCAAAATTCCCATGCGGAACAGCCAGTACACCCCGACGTCTACGaactcctcctccaccaccgtACCCTCCCTGCAGCTTTCTCACAGCGATGAAGAAGTGACGCCAGCACTACCGGCAGCAGCGACTGCAGTGCTTTAATCTCACTGGAATCACAGCCCTCATGCCTGGTCGCGGAGACAGACTTTCTCAGGCACCCTGCAGAAGCTTGGCACGCTCTTCATCCTGCGTTATTCAATTCCTACCCTACATTAAGGGAGAGAACTCCAGGGCTGCAGTTAAATCCTCTACCTTGGCATGCACGTCTGCAACGGAGCAGGGCACGGCAATTACTCCCTGTGGCCAGCAATTAGTTCCCGAGCCTACCAACGGAGGGGGAAACTGCAGCCATCCTTGGGCTCCCACGCATCCCAGCACTGCTGAGTCACGCGGGCATTACGAACAGGCACAGAGGCTCAAGACAACCTCTTTGTGAATTTATCGCACTGATAGGGAACCAAAAGAGGTTTGCTTCAAAGCCTGTGGCCTGCTACCTGAACCTATCTATGCTTTTTGTAGTTTAATAGCTATGGGGGTGTATACACCTGTGTGCTTACacaacatatataaaaatacatcaacacgTGCGTGGTTtgatgtatgtatatacacacaccacCATGGCTACGGGCTGCACATCTCACAGATGTGCAAAAATGAGAAGTACTGCCTCAAGTGCTGCAaacagctggctgcagggatgTTTTGGACTCTTACCAGGATTTCAGACGCGACAGACTATCTTCTCTAGCTTTGAGAGATGCGACAGAAGAGCACATAagttcaaattatttattaagCCTGGGGAGAACaagttatatatatacttgTCTGAAACCCCACAGACTTAACCTCGTAACCTCCGAGTTATGTAACACTTTCCAGTCCTGCTGCTCTAAGCAACGTCAGTGCATTTAACACCCGAGCATTCAGGAAGTATTCCAGAAATCCAAATTGGAAGCTCAAGTGTTTGTTCATTAGAGGCACGGCGCGCTGACATTAATTGGAGCAACTGCACAAAAAACCTCAGCCTAATTGTCGAGCCCCAAATTACCGCCCTTGCAAACAAGATGCTACAAAGCATCAGAAGAGCAGGACTTGTGCTCGGTGATTAAACACATTTGCAAGCGGAGATGCTCAAGGAGCAGAGCGCCGCGAGTCACGTACGGCGCTTCAGCACCTCAGCAGCCGCTTACAGGCACCCAGAAAAGCGAATCCAGCCCCGTGGCACCGGGAGCTGCAACCAATTCCAAGCTTTCCCGAAGCTCTGGTCTGCGCTACCATTTGATGACAACCATATGCACACTTCTGCATCACACAACCGAGTGTAAATTTTATTAATGGATTTTAAATTAGTTCCTGATATGATCTACACAGCAGGATGGAAATCGAGAGGGGAAAACTGCTCTTCTCAGATACAAATTCTGCGCTGTTACAGCATGTGTAGGATGTTAGCGGCTCTCCCCGAACAATTGGTTTCAGTTTTCCATCTCCGAATCAAATAAGCTCGACCGGATTCCAAACCGTACTGTGCAAGCTGCCTGGGCAATTAGACACGCATCACATTATATtaacttctttctctttaaCATTTTCTGCTCATCAACCTTTGCAATGCAGCGCTGCaaacttgttttgtgttttttttttttttaattagggagcaatgacatttgttttgcatgtgaaaataaaagcagaaaataacccAGATCCTCGGCAGGGGCTGTCAGCAGCCACTAGGCAAACCTACCCAATGTTTTTGCAATTAAGcttctgtcttttaaaacaaaaaatctaccCTTTTGTTCTGCACGTTATTAATCAAGCCACTATGGGTAATTAGATGTTCTCCTGCACGCAGCCTCCCAGTTAGACCACGGCT is a window from the Oxyura jamaicensis isolate SHBP4307 breed ruddy duck chromosome 1 unlocalized genomic scaffold, BPBGC_Ojam_1.0 oxy1_random_OJ106645, whole genome shotgun sequence genome containing:
- the LOC118156961 gene encoding muskelin-like, with product MAAAGPAGPESRVLGYGLHRWSSFSSSYLPENILVDKPNDQSSRWSSESNYPPQYLILKLERPAIVQSITFGKYEKTHVCNLKKFKVFGGMNEENMTDLLSSGLKNDYNKETFTLKHKIDEQMFPCRFIKIVPLLSWGPSFNFSIWYVELNGIDDPDVVQPCLNWYSKVGPAF